From the Clavibacter phaseoli genome, one window contains:
- a CDS encoding MSMEG_0569 family flavin-dependent oxidoreductase produces MSRATRVVDGARVPVAVVGGGQAGLSISWHLTRRGVDHVVLERDRVGHDWADRRWDAFTLVTPNWQCRLPGYPYAGDDPDGFMTRDEVLAWIRGYADSFDAPVVEGVLVTRLREAAAGGFEVVTDQGTIVAEQVVIATGGYHRPVLPAAAARIPDGIRQVHSADYRSPEALPEGAVLVVGSGQSGAQIAEDLHLAGRQVHLALGSAPRCARRYRGRDCIAWLEDMGVYDIPVTAHVGGLTKRESTNHYMTGRGGGRDIDLRAFARDGMRLHGRLAGAEGTRLAFTPTVEASLDHADSVMESIKDDIDRHIARSGIDAPTEPRYVPVWRPEREETGLDLAEAGITSIVWAAGYRSDYSWVQVGAFDGSGHPMHQRGSSAVAGLHFLGLPWLHTWGSGRFAAIARDAEHLADRIEEGAADRTPAGVGAAWSG; encoded by the coding sequence GTGAGCCGCGCGACCCGCGTCGTCGACGGCGCGCGCGTGCCCGTCGCCGTGGTGGGCGGCGGCCAGGCCGGGCTCTCGATCAGCTGGCACCTCACGCGCCGCGGCGTCGACCACGTGGTGCTCGAGCGCGACCGCGTCGGCCACGACTGGGCGGACCGCCGCTGGGACGCCTTCACGCTCGTCACGCCGAACTGGCAGTGCCGGCTCCCCGGGTACCCGTACGCGGGGGACGACCCCGACGGCTTCATGACGCGCGACGAGGTGCTCGCGTGGATCCGCGGCTACGCCGACTCCTTCGACGCGCCCGTGGTCGAGGGCGTGCTGGTCACCCGGCTGCGCGAGGCGGCCGCGGGCGGCTTCGAGGTCGTCACCGACCAGGGCACGATCGTCGCGGAGCAGGTCGTCATCGCGACGGGCGGCTACCACCGGCCCGTGCTCCCGGCGGCGGCCGCGCGGATCCCCGACGGCATCCGGCAGGTGCACTCCGCCGACTACCGCTCGCCCGAGGCGCTCCCCGAGGGGGCCGTGCTCGTGGTGGGATCCGGCCAGTCCGGCGCGCAGATCGCCGAGGACCTCCACCTCGCGGGCCGCCAGGTGCACCTCGCCCTCGGATCCGCGCCCCGCTGCGCCCGCCGGTACCGCGGCCGCGACTGCATCGCCTGGCTCGAGGACATGGGCGTGTACGACATCCCCGTCACCGCGCACGTCGGCGGCCTCACCAAGCGCGAGTCGACCAACCACTACATGACCGGGCGCGGCGGCGGCCGCGACATCGACCTGCGCGCCTTCGCCCGGGACGGCATGCGCCTGCACGGGCGCCTCGCCGGCGCGGAGGGCACGCGGCTCGCCTTCACGCCCACCGTCGAGGCGTCGCTCGACCACGCCGACTCGGTGATGGAGTCGATCAAGGACGACATCGACCGGCACATCGCGCGCTCCGGCATCGACGCGCCGACCGAGCCGCGGTACGTGCCCGTCTGGCGGCCGGAGCGCGAGGAGACCGGGCTCGACCTGGCCGAGGCCGGGATCACGAGCATCGTGTGGGCGGCCGGCTACCGGTCCGACTACTCGTGGGTGCAGGTGGGCGCGTTCGACGGATCCGGGCACCCGATGCACCAGCGCGGATCCAGCGCCGTGGCCGGCCTGCACTTCCTCGGCCTGCCGTGGCTGCACACGTGGGGATCGGGGCGCTTCGCCGCGATCGCGCGCGACGCCGAGCACCTCGCGGACCGGATCGAGGAGGGCGCGGCGGACCGGACGCCCGCCGGGGTGGGGGCGGCCTGGTCCGGCTAG
- a CDS encoding MSMEG_0570 family nitrogen starvation response protein: MTFRVRWPDGSEADCYSPSLVMHDHLAAGSEYPLDDFVRRSTAALRVASERVRARYGFACTSAMQQEEEILRAAAGFDGGTVAVLRMEPPLPADATATASATATGAGA, translated from the coding sequence ATGACCTTCCGCGTGCGCTGGCCCGACGGATCCGAGGCCGACTGCTACTCGCCGAGCCTCGTGATGCACGACCACCTCGCCGCCGGATCCGAGTACCCGCTCGACGACTTCGTGCGCCGGTCCACCGCGGCGCTGCGCGTCGCGAGCGAGCGGGTGCGGGCGAGGTACGGATTCGCGTGCACGTCCGCGATGCAGCAGGAGGAGGAGATCCTCCGGGCGGCCGCGGGCTTCGACGGCGGGACCGTGGCGGTGCTGCGCATGGAGCCGCCGCTGCCGGCCGATGCGACCGCGACCGCGAGCGCGACCGCGACGGGGGCCGGCGCGTGA
- a CDS encoding carbon-nitrogen hydrolase family protein — protein sequence MSTTVAAVSANFTRDLEQNYALIASLIAEARESGVELIAFPEAAIGGYLSSLGNHGDTLKTTSRSLPPAIRLDGPEIRRVQEMAGDMVVCIGFCELDDDGETRYNAAVCLDGSRIHGSYRKVHQPLGEAMSYSAGDVFAAFGTPVGRVGMQICYDKAFPEAARSLAMDGAEIIVSMSAWPVARTATAEDLQQDRWTYRFNLFDSARALDNQVFWIASNQAGSFGSLRYVGNAKVVDPGGNVLATTLLDAGLAIAEIDVEGTFRAMRGGMFHLRDRRPDAYRTGEGVPAAGLPAAGLPAEEALARA from the coding sequence ATGTCGACGACCGTCGCCGCCGTCTCGGCGAACTTCACCCGGGATCTCGAGCAGAACTACGCGCTCATCGCGAGCCTGATCGCCGAGGCCCGGGAGAGCGGCGTGGAGCTCATCGCGTTCCCGGAGGCCGCGATCGGCGGCTACCTCTCCTCGCTCGGCAACCACGGCGACACCCTCAAGACCACGAGTCGTTCGCTCCCTCCGGCGATCCGCCTCGACGGCCCGGAGATCCGGCGCGTGCAGGAGATGGCGGGCGACATGGTCGTGTGCATCGGCTTCTGCGAGCTCGACGACGACGGCGAGACGCGGTACAACGCGGCCGTCTGCCTCGACGGATCCCGCATCCACGGCTCGTACCGCAAGGTGCACCAGCCGCTCGGCGAGGCCATGTCGTACTCCGCGGGCGACGTCTTTGCGGCGTTCGGCACCCCGGTCGGCCGCGTCGGGATGCAGATCTGCTACGACAAGGCGTTCCCCGAGGCGGCCCGCTCGCTGGCGATGGACGGCGCCGAGATCATCGTGAGCATGTCGGCCTGGCCGGTCGCGCGCACGGCGACCGCCGAGGACCTGCAGCAGGATCGGTGGACCTACCGGTTCAACCTCTTCGACTCCGCGCGGGCGCTCGACAACCAGGTGTTCTGGATCGCCTCGAACCAGGCCGGGTCGTTCGGCTCGCTGCGCTACGTCGGCAACGCCAAGGTCGTGGATCCCGGCGGCAACGTGCTCGCGACGACGCTGCTCGACGCGGGGCTGGCCATCGCCGAGATCGACGTGGAGGGCACGTTCCGGGCGATGCGCGGCGGCATGTTCCACCTGCGCGACCGCCGGCCCGACGCGTACCGGACCGGCGAGGGCGTCCCCGCCGCCGGCCTCCCCGCCGCCGGCCTCCCCGCGGAAGAGGCGCTGGCCCGTGCCTGA
- a CDS encoding MSMEG_0572/Sll0783 family nitrogen starvation response protein → MSDADIDQQILDNIERSREEIAHPSLPKGSSIYGSTKIFPDYTATKDDYYFQLVHGIAHESSVSFVAVLQATRALRKGFTSVLYFYGPGSLNAIANRGFPTTGADGFPGENNINNALETFIAEGGTVFCCRFGLALHGAREEDLIAGVIPCHPLDVQDAVIHYARKGAIINSTYMV, encoded by the coding sequence ATGAGCGACGCCGACATCGACCAGCAGATCCTCGACAACATCGAGAGGTCGCGCGAGGAGATCGCGCACCCCTCGCTGCCGAAGGGCAGCAGCATCTACGGGTCGACGAAGATCTTCCCCGACTACACCGCCACCAAGGACGACTACTACTTCCAGCTCGTGCACGGCATCGCGCACGAGTCGTCGGTGAGCTTCGTCGCCGTGCTGCAGGCCACCCGGGCGCTGCGCAAGGGATTCACGAGCGTCCTGTACTTCTACGGACCCGGATCCCTGAACGCCATCGCCAACCGCGGCTTCCCCACGACGGGCGCCGACGGGTTCCCCGGCGAGAACAACATCAACAACGCGCTCGAGACGTTCATCGCCGAGGGCGGCACCGTCTTCTGCTGCCGCTTCGGCCTCGCGCTGCACGGCGCGCGCGAGGAGGACCTCATCGCGGGCGTGATCCCGTGCCACCCGCTCGACGTGCAGGACGCGGTGATCCACTACGCCCGCAAGGGAGCCATCATCAACAGCACGTACATGGTCTGA
- a CDS encoding MSMEG_0568 family radical SAM protein: MTITRGTATPSRARQADADADAAALTTRVDIAIRGIRVAAPVHREGGAGPSDDGHVMFRGLQSAVPANPDSPYLVDDGKLLLDGEDTGYEVDAVDRPRFYDLETADGVSYEKIARLHGAKVLATTVVQTCVRYDESERCRFCSIEESLASGSTIAVKTPAMLAEVAEAAWRLDGVEQMVMTTGTSNGRDRGATHLARCVRAIKEAVPDLMIQVQCEPPAQLSTITDLYEAGARSIGIHVESMDDDVRRRWMPGKSRVSMDEYRAAWREAVRVFGRNQVSTYLLVGLGEDPDEMVAGAQELIEMGVYPFIVPFRPLRGTLATDVDHVPAPEGSVLRDVTFRVSRALQAAGMRGADQKAGCAACGACSALQTAGG, from the coding sequence ATGACCATCACGAGAGGGACCGCGACGCCGAGCCGCGCCCGGCAGGCAGACGCGGATGCGGACGCCGCCGCGCTCACCACGCGCGTCGACATCGCCATCCGCGGGATCCGCGTCGCCGCGCCCGTTCACCGTGAGGGTGGCGCCGGGCCGAGCGACGACGGGCACGTGATGTTCCGCGGGCTGCAGTCCGCGGTGCCGGCGAACCCGGACAGCCCCTACCTCGTCGACGACGGCAAGCTGCTGCTCGACGGCGAGGACACGGGCTACGAGGTCGACGCGGTCGACCGGCCCCGGTTCTACGACCTCGAGACCGCGGACGGCGTCTCCTACGAGAAGATCGCGCGCCTGCACGGCGCCAAGGTGCTGGCCACCACGGTGGTGCAGACCTGCGTGCGGTACGACGAGTCGGAGCGCTGCCGGTTCTGCTCCATCGAGGAGAGCCTCGCCTCCGGCAGCACCATCGCGGTCAAGACGCCGGCCATGCTCGCGGAGGTCGCGGAGGCGGCCTGGCGGCTCGACGGCGTCGAGCAGATGGTCATGACCACGGGCACGAGCAACGGTCGCGACCGCGGGGCCACCCACCTCGCGCGCTGCGTCCGGGCGATCAAGGAGGCCGTGCCCGACCTCATGATCCAGGTGCAGTGCGAGCCGCCCGCGCAGCTGTCGACCATCACCGACCTGTACGAGGCCGGCGCGCGCTCCATCGGGATCCACGTGGAGTCGATGGACGACGACGTGCGCCGCCGCTGGATGCCGGGCAAGTCCCGCGTCTCGATGGACGAGTACCGCGCCGCGTGGCGCGAGGCGGTGCGCGTCTTCGGCCGCAACCAGGTCTCCACCTACCTGCTGGTGGGGCTCGGCGAGGATCCGGACGAGATGGTCGCCGGGGCCCAGGAGCTCATCGAGATGGGCGTCTACCCCTTCATCGTGCCGTTCCGGCCGCTGCGCGGGACGCTCGCGACGGACGTCGACCACGTCCCCGCGCCCGAGGGATCCGTGCTCCGCGACGTGACGTTCCGCGTCTCGCGCGCGCTCCAGGCCGCCGGGATGCGCGGCGCCGACCAGAAGGCGGGCTGCGCGGCCTGCGGCGCCTGCTCCGCCCTGCAGACCGCCGGAGGCTGA
- a CDS encoding MSMEG_0567/sll0787 family protein: MLLDVPALMGPPVVRSAPAFLVSEAEGRDLDAYRRLRHDAFVEEQGIFAGTDLDALDEDPRTVVLVARTAGEVVGGVRLAPVGARDIGWWTGSRLVVAPGAREIRGVGSALVRAAAVHAEQAGVLRFDATVQARSAVLFRRLGWIPTGTAVVGGVEHVTMRWPIGRIQRLVDQTKTHLAAVLEPGAPGDPDALGAALGGPGWVGDDGAPVPGTDVIAACDAILPSMVERDPEWAGWCGVLVNVNDLSAMGATPVGLLDSVAGRDAASVRRVMAGVRRGAAAWGVPILGGHTQLGVPAALSVTALGRTADPVPGGGGSAGQALSLTVDVSGSWRSGHRGAQWNSTEGRSPAELRDLAATVARARPAAAKDVSMAGIVGTAGMLAEASGTGAVVDVADVPVPGSADVAMGDWLTCFPGFGMLTADAPGASRMASPHATTARIGWLTAEPGVGLRWPDGVVTPAVAAGVTGLGAA, from the coding sequence GTGCTCCTCGACGTCCCCGCCCTCATGGGCCCGCCGGTCGTCCGGTCGGCGCCGGCGTTCCTCGTGTCCGAGGCCGAGGGGCGCGACCTCGACGCGTACCGGCGCCTCCGGCACGACGCGTTCGTCGAGGAGCAGGGGATCTTCGCGGGCACCGACCTCGACGCGCTCGACGAGGACCCGCGCACGGTCGTGCTGGTGGCGCGCACCGCGGGCGAGGTCGTCGGCGGCGTGCGGCTCGCGCCCGTCGGCGCGCGGGACATCGGCTGGTGGACGGGGTCGCGGCTGGTCGTGGCGCCGGGCGCGCGCGAGATCCGCGGCGTCGGCTCGGCGCTCGTGCGGGCCGCCGCGGTGCACGCGGAGCAGGCCGGCGTGCTGCGCTTCGACGCGACCGTGCAGGCGCGCAGCGCGGTGCTCTTCCGGCGGCTGGGCTGGATCCCCACCGGCACCGCGGTCGTCGGCGGCGTCGAGCACGTGACCATGCGCTGGCCCATCGGCCGGATCCAGCGGCTCGTCGACCAGACCAAGACGCACCTCGCCGCGGTGCTCGAGCCCGGTGCGCCCGGCGACCCCGACGCCCTCGGCGCCGCGCTCGGCGGGCCCGGCTGGGTGGGCGACGACGGCGCCCCCGTGCCCGGCACCGACGTGATCGCCGCCTGCGACGCGATCCTCCCCTCCATGGTGGAGCGGGATCCGGAGTGGGCCGGCTGGTGCGGCGTGCTCGTCAACGTCAACGACCTCAGCGCGATGGGCGCGACCCCCGTGGGCCTCCTCGACTCCGTGGCGGGACGCGACGCCGCGTCCGTCCGCCGCGTGATGGCCGGCGTCCGCCGCGGCGCCGCGGCCTGGGGCGTCCCGATCCTCGGCGGGCACACGCAGCTCGGCGTGCCCGCCGCCCTCAGCGTCACCGCCCTCGGCAGGACCGCCGATCCGGTCCCCGGGGGCGGTGGCTCCGCCGGCCAGGCCCTGAGCCTCACGGTCGACGTGTCCGGATCCTGGCGGTCCGGCCACCGCGGAGCGCAGTGGAACTCGACCGAGGGGCGCTCCCCCGCGGAGCTCCGCGACCTCGCCGCGACCGTCGCGCGCGCCCGCCCGGCCGCCGCGAAGGACGTGAGCATGGCCGGGATCGTCGGCACCGCCGGCATGCTCGCGGAGGCCAGCGGCACGGGCGCGGTGGTCGACGTCGCGGACGTGCCCGTACCCGGATCCGCCGACGTCGCGATGGGCGACTGGCTCACCTGCTTCCCCGGCTTCGGGATGCTGACCGCGGACGCCCCGGGCGCCTCGCGCATGGCGTCGCCGCACGCGACGACCGCGCGCATCGGCTGGCTGACCGCCGAGCCCGGGGTGGGCCTCCGCTGGCCGGACGGCGTCGTGACGCCCGCGGTCGCCGCGGGCGTCACGGGCCTCGGCGCGGCCTGA
- a CDS encoding SDR family NAD(P)-dependent oxidoreductase produces the protein MTTTLITGSNRSLGLETARRLIEAGHTVYAGMRDTADGDAARALGAHPVQLDVDDQASVDRAMSELPELDVLVNNAGILGTSFGVDDLSPEAMSAVLQTNVVGIVRVTQAALPLLRASAAPVIVNVSSGVGWPRALRGEGTDESHVLAIPYAASKAAVVTATVQYAKNLPGFRVNATDPGYTATDFNGNSGHQTVTEGTDATVAMALVGPDGPTGEFHSRHGRIEY, from the coding sequence ATGACCACCACACTGATCACCGGATCCAACCGCAGCCTCGGCCTCGAGACCGCCCGCCGCCTCATCGAGGCCGGCCACACCGTCTACGCCGGCATGCGCGACACCGCCGACGGCGACGCCGCCCGCGCCCTCGGCGCCCACCCCGTGCAGCTCGACGTCGACGACCAGGCGAGCGTCGACCGCGCGATGTCCGAGCTGCCCGAGCTCGACGTGCTCGTCAACAACGCCGGCATCCTCGGGACGTCGTTCGGCGTCGACGACCTCAGCCCGGAGGCGATGTCCGCGGTGCTGCAGACCAACGTCGTCGGCATCGTCCGGGTGACGCAGGCGGCGCTGCCGCTGCTGCGCGCCTCCGCCGCGCCCGTCATCGTGAACGTCTCCTCGGGCGTCGGCTGGCCGCGCGCCCTCCGCGGCGAGGGCACGGACGAGAGCCACGTGCTCGCGATCCCGTACGCGGCGTCGAAGGCCGCCGTGGTCACCGCCACCGTCCAGTACGCGAAGAACCTGCCGGGCTTCCGGGTCAACGCCACCGACCCCGGATACACGGCGACCGACTTCAACGGCAACAGCGGGCACCAGACCGTGACCGAGGGCACCGACGCGACCGTCGCGATGGCGCTCGTCGGGCCCGATGGGCCGACCGGCGAGTTCCACAGCCGGCACGGGCGCATCGAGTACTGA
- a CDS encoding helix-turn-helix transcriptional regulator gives MTEFASVLRSWRERVQPADVGLPAGSHRRTAGLRREELAALAGVSVDYVVRLEQGRSVNPSPQMLGALARALRLTEDERDHLHRVAGVAPPGRGEVPRHITPGVHRIVDRLGDVPIAVFTATHDMLLWNPLWAALNGDPSTRTGWDRNLVWTYFTQGHTGTDFDPVHEEEFARDLTADLRAAVGRYPDDHALARLVARLRAEVPEFARRWSEARVAEHRSSRKTVTRTAVGPITIDCDTLSVPGSDLRIVVYTAEPGSTDEARLDLLRVTGLQTLTTAPVEVAGA, from the coding sequence ATGACCGAATTCGCGAGCGTCCTCCGCTCCTGGCGCGAGCGCGTGCAGCCGGCCGACGTGGGCCTGCCCGCGGGATCCCACCGCCGCACCGCGGGCCTCCGCCGCGAGGAGCTCGCCGCGCTGGCCGGAGTGAGCGTCGACTACGTCGTGCGGCTCGAGCAGGGCCGGTCGGTGAACCCGTCGCCGCAGATGCTCGGCGCGCTCGCCCGCGCGCTCCGGCTCACCGAGGACGAGCGCGACCACCTGCACCGGGTCGCGGGCGTCGCCCCGCCCGGCCGCGGCGAGGTGCCGCGGCACATCACCCCGGGCGTGCACCGGATCGTCGACCGGCTCGGCGACGTCCCGATCGCGGTGTTCACGGCGACGCACGACATGCTGCTCTGGAACCCGCTGTGGGCGGCGCTCAACGGGGATCCGTCGACGCGCACCGGCTGGGACCGCAACCTCGTCTGGACCTACTTCACGCAGGGGCACACGGGCACCGACTTCGACCCCGTGCACGAGGAGGAGTTCGCGCGCGACCTCACGGCCGACCTCCGCGCCGCCGTCGGCCGCTACCCCGACGACCACGCGCTCGCCCGCCTCGTGGCCCGCCTTCGTGCCGAGGTCCCGGAGTTCGCGCGCCGCTGGAGCGAGGCGCGCGTCGCCGAGCACCGGTCGAGCCGCAAGACCGTCACGCGCACCGCGGTCGGCCCCATCACGATCGACTGCGACACCCTTTCGGTGCCGGGCAGTGACCTCCGCATCGTCGTCTACACGGCCGAGCCCGGCAGCACCGACGAGGCGCGGCTGGACCTCCTCCGCGTCACCGGCCTGCAGACGCTGACGACGGCGCCCGTGGAGGTGGCGGGGGCCTGA
- a CDS encoding TetR/AcrR family transcriptional regulator codes for MTVETSAPADARAGTRDRIVGVAADLLRAEGRAAVTTRAVAEAAGVQAPTIYRLFGDKEGLLDAVAETEMTRFAATKAVVICAAAEGAVDAVDDLRAGWDATIAFALDNPELYALMSDPARGEGSPAVRAGVALLEERVHRVALAGRLRVAEPLAVELIHAAATGALLSTIRRPAAQRDRGLVDAMRDAVLDRILTPLERTRARREPGLVERAVALRAHVADADRLSAGERALLAEWLDRIAAAR; via the coding sequence ATGACCGTCGAGACCTCCGCCCCGGCCGACGCGCGCGCCGGGACCCGCGATCGCATCGTCGGCGTCGCCGCCGACCTGCTGCGCGCCGAGGGCCGCGCCGCCGTCACGACGCGCGCGGTCGCCGAGGCCGCCGGCGTGCAGGCGCCCACGATCTACCGGCTCTTCGGCGACAAGGAGGGCCTCCTCGACGCCGTCGCCGAGACCGAGATGACGCGGTTCGCCGCGACCAAGGCCGTCGTGATCTGCGCGGCCGCCGAGGGCGCCGTCGACGCGGTCGACGACCTCCGCGCGGGCTGGGACGCGACCATCGCCTTCGCGCTCGACAACCCCGAGCTGTACGCGCTCATGAGCGACCCCGCCCGCGGGGAGGGCTCGCCCGCCGTGCGCGCCGGCGTCGCGCTGCTGGAGGAGCGCGTGCACCGCGTCGCCCTCGCCGGGCGCCTGCGCGTCGCCGAGCCGCTCGCGGTCGAGCTGATCCACGCGGCCGCCACGGGCGCGCTCCTCTCCACGATCCGCCGCCCGGCCGCGCAGCGCGACCGCGGGCTCGTCGACGCCATGCGCGACGCGGTGCTCGACAGGATCCTCACGCCCCTGGAGCGCACCCGCGCCCGGCGCGAGCCCGGCCTCGTCGAGCGCGCCGTCGCCCTCCGTGCGCACGTGGCCGACGCGGACCGTCTCAGCGCCGGCGAGCGGGCGCTCCTCGCGGAGTGGCTCGACCGGATCGCCGCGGCGCGCTGA
- a CDS encoding SDR family oxidoreductase, with protein sequence MITITGATGALNGATAEHLLARIPATELVVVTRDPAGARSFADRGVEVRRGDYADPASLPAAFAGADQLLLVSSNDPHADAVALHRTAVEAASAAGVGRILYTSHQGAAEDSPFGPARDHIATERILADSGVPWTALRNGFYLHSVDLLLGAWRETGVIRVPADGPVSWTSRADAAEGAARILLGDAPLDGPVTLTASAAPTMAEVAEQASEVLGREVRLELVDPEDWIAGLVAAGTPEAVARFLITLPLAAAGGFFAGTDPLLAELLGREPETVRDHLARA encoded by the coding sequence ATGATCACCATCACCGGAGCCACCGGCGCGCTCAACGGCGCCACCGCCGAGCACCTGCTCGCGCGCATCCCCGCCACGGAGCTCGTCGTCGTCACCCGGGATCCCGCGGGGGCGCGCTCCTTCGCCGACCGCGGCGTCGAGGTTCGCCGCGGCGACTACGCCGACCCCGCCTCGCTGCCCGCCGCCTTCGCGGGCGCCGACCAGCTCCTGCTGGTGTCCTCCAACGACCCGCACGCCGACGCCGTGGCGCTGCACCGCACCGCCGTCGAGGCGGCGTCCGCGGCCGGCGTCGGCCGGATCCTCTACACGAGCCACCAGGGCGCCGCCGAGGACTCGCCCTTCGGCCCCGCGCGGGACCACATCGCGACCGAGCGGATCCTCGCGGACTCCGGCGTCCCGTGGACCGCGCTCCGCAACGGCTTCTACCTGCACAGCGTCGACCTGCTGCTCGGGGCGTGGCGCGAGACCGGCGTGATCCGCGTGCCCGCCGACGGCCCGGTCTCCTGGACCTCGCGCGCCGACGCGGCCGAGGGCGCCGCCCGCATCCTCCTCGGCGACGCGCCGCTCGACGGACCCGTGACCCTCACGGCGAGCGCGGCGCCGACCATGGCCGAGGTCGCGGAGCAGGCATCGGAGGTCCTGGGCCGCGAGGTGCGCCTCGAGCTCGTGGACCCCGAGGACTGGATCGCCGGGCTCGTCGCGGCGGGCACGCCCGAGGCCGTCGCGCGCTTCCTGATCACCCTGCCGCTGGCGGCGGCCGGCGGCTTCTTCGCGGGCACGGATCCGCTGCTCGCCGAGCTGCTCGGCCGCGAGCCGGAGACCGTGCGCGACCACCTCGCGCGCGCCTGA